Proteins found in one Pontibacter sp. SGAir0037 genomic segment:
- a CDS encoding YicC/YloC family endoribonuclease: MLQSMTGFGSARLDTDQFSITVEIRSLNSKGMDLSVRLPRFLAEHEYEVRNLVTKALVRGKVSINIDLTRNKAQKAKNNINKELLQAYYTELSDAADMVGASKADLFRLALQMPDVLQQEQEESGSGAGEWSLIQPLLSEAIESITTFRVDEGKALTAEIISYIDRIRILLAEVEKHDPVRMEQIRARIKGHLADISSSDHFDANRFEQEMIYFMEKLDIAEEKVRLLNHLHYFTETVYLPEPTGKKLGFISQEIGREINTIGSKANDVTIQHHVVEMKEELEKIKEQINNIL; the protein is encoded by the coding sequence ATGTTACAGTCTATGACAGGCTTTGGCAGTGCCCGCCTGGATACCGACCAATTTTCGATCACAGTAGAGATTCGTTCGCTTAATTCTAAAGGCATGGATTTGAGTGTGCGTTTACCGCGCTTTCTGGCAGAGCACGAGTATGAAGTCAGGAATTTAGTCACAAAAGCATTAGTACGGGGAAAAGTTAGCATAAACATCGACCTAACCCGAAACAAAGCCCAAAAAGCAAAGAATAATATAAACAAAGAGTTATTACAGGCTTATTATACGGAGCTGAGCGATGCCGCAGATATGGTGGGGGCATCTAAAGCAGATCTTTTTCGCCTTGCCCTTCAAATGCCTGATGTACTGCAGCAGGAGCAGGAGGAAAGTGGCAGCGGAGCAGGTGAGTGGAGCCTGATTCAGCCATTGTTGTCTGAAGCCATTGAGAGCATTACAACATTTAGAGTGGATGAAGGCAAAGCACTTACAGCCGAAATTATTTCTTATATCGACCGCATCCGTATTTTGCTGGCAGAGGTAGAGAAGCATGATCCGGTGCGTATGGAGCAGATTCGGGCACGTATAAAAGGACATTTAGCAGATATTTCCAGCTCCGATCATTTCGACGCGAACCGTTTTGAGCAGGAAATGATTTATTTTATGGAGAAACTCGATATTGCAGAAGAGAAGGTAAGGCTTTTAAACCATTTACACTACTTTACCGAGACAGTTTACCTGCCAGAGCCAACAGGCAAAAAGCTAGGCTTTATTTCGCAGGAGATCGGTCGTGAAATCAATACGATCGGTTCCAAAGCCAACGATGTTACCATACAGCATCATGTAGTGGAAATGAAGGAGGAGCTGGAGAAGATAAAAGAGCAAATCAACAATATCTTATAG
- a CDS encoding SulP family inorganic anion transporter, which yields MIYSPINFREINYKNEILSGLTVALALVPEAVAFAFVAGVEPLVGLYAAFIVCFITSVFGGRPGMISGATGALAVVMVSLVATHGIEYLFAAVVLMGIIQILFGVLRLGKFIRLVPEPVIYGFVNGLAIVIFMAQFGQFKIPAATGGLAWLTGTPLYIMLGLVALTMFIIFVLPKLTKAVPAALTAIVVVSAVAIGFNLDTRTVGDMASVGGGLPQFHIPMVPLNLETLQIIFPYSLILAGIGLLESLLTLTLVDELTDTRGRGNKESIAQGTANVVAGFFGSMGGCAMIGQSIINVSSGGRTRLSGITAAVMLLVFIVFASSLIEMVPLAALVGLMFMVAIGTFEWASFRVLRRIPKSDAIVLVAVTVLTVVFDLAIAVAIGVVIAALVFAWDSAIRIRARKYVDEKGAKHYEIFGPLFFGSTSTFLEKFDIANDPDEVIVDFKESRVVDHSGIEALNKLTEKYLNAGKKLHLRHLSPDCRRLLAKAGDMVEVNILEDPHYAVLTDELA from the coding sequence ATGATTTACAGTCCTATTAACTTTAGAGAGATTAACTATAAAAATGAAATTCTCTCTGGTTTAACGGTTGCTCTGGCTTTAGTACCAGAAGCAGTAGCCTTTGCTTTTGTGGCAGGTGTAGAACCTTTAGTTGGCTTATATGCCGCCTTTATAGTTTGCTTTATTACTTCCGTTTTTGGCGGAAGACCAGGCATGATCTCTGGCGCCACCGGTGCTTTGGCCGTTGTTATGGTAAGTCTGGTTGCCACACATGGTATAGAGTACTTATTTGCAGCTGTTGTATTGATGGGGATTATCCAAATCCTTTTCGGGGTACTCCGGCTAGGTAAATTTATTCGCCTGGTACCGGAGCCTGTTATTTATGGCTTTGTAAACGGATTGGCTATCGTCATTTTTATGGCTCAATTCGGGCAGTTTAAAATACCTGCTGCCACCGGTGGTTTAGCCTGGCTTACAGGAACGCCACTCTATATTATGCTGGGATTGGTTGCGCTTACCATGTTCATCATTTTTGTATTACCAAAACTTACCAAAGCAGTGCCAGCCGCTCTTACAGCTATTGTAGTAGTTTCGGCCGTGGCTATCGGGTTTAACCTCGACACCAGAACAGTAGGCGATATGGCATCTGTGGGAGGAGGTTTACCTCAGTTTCACATTCCGATGGTACCTCTGAACCTGGAAACACTGCAGATCATTTTCCCTTACTCGCTTATTCTGGCAGGTATAGGCCTGCTGGAATCGCTGTTAACCTTAACGCTTGTCGATGAACTGACCGATACCCGCGGACGTGGCAATAAAGAAAGTATCGCACAGGGAACAGCCAATGTGGTAGCCGGCTTTTTTGGTAGCATGGGTGGTTGCGCAATGATCGGGCAAAGTATTATCAATGTTAGCTCCGGTGGCCGTACCCGTTTATCTGGAATTACTGCCGCAGTTATGCTGCTGGTATTTATTGTTTTTGCTTCCAGCCTGATCGAAATGGTACCTCTGGCCGCACTTGTAGGCCTAATGTTTATGGTAGCAATTGGCACGTTTGAATGGGCAAGCTTTAGAGTATTGCGCAGAATTCCTAAATCTGATGCTATTGTACTGGTAGCTGTAACTGTACTTACTGTCGTATTCGACCTAGCTATTGCTGTAGCCATTGGTGTTGTCATTGCTGCCCTTGTTTTTGCCTGGGACAGCGCCATCCGGATCAGAGCGCGTAAGTATGTAGATGAAAAAGGCGCAAAGCATTACGAGATATTCGGCCCGCTATTTTTTGGTTCTACCTCTACTTTCCTGGAGAAATTCGACATCGCCAACGATCCTGATGAAGTTATAGTTGATTTTAAAGAGTCGAGAGTGGTAGACCATTCTGGTATTGAAGCTTTAAATAAGCTAACGGAAAAATATTTAAATGCAGGCAAAAAACTCCATTTGCGCCACTTAAGCCCAGACTGCAGACGCTTGTTAGCCAAAGCAGGAGACATGGTAGAAGTAAATATACTAGAAGACCCACATTATGCAGTTTTGACAGACGAACTTGCATAA